The Malus sylvestris chromosome 8, drMalSylv7.2, whole genome shotgun sequence genomic interval gggatatcaataaataagctttccttcatttcaacgtattgtgttaaatacaccaaagccttcttcgctaagttctttgaattttcttttgttaaagcttgtatgttgaagctttctgagtggagcatgtaggttggggtagtgttctcttaatttcccgaatgaggaaaacttctcggttggagacttggaaaatccaagtcactgagtgggatcggctatatgaatcttagaacgccattgtgctcgatcctgtgtcatgtccttcgttagatccaagtactctaagtcttttcttagagtctcttccaaagttttcctaggtcttcctctaccccttcggccctgcacctctgtcccatagtcgcatcttctaatcggaacgtcagtaggccttctttgcacatgtccaaaccaccgtaaccgattttctctcatctttccttcaatttcggctactcctactttaccccggatatcctcattcctaatcttttcctttctcgtgtgcccacacatccaacgaagcatcctcatctccgctacacccattttgtgtacgtgttgatgtttcaccgcccaacattctgtgccatacagcatcgccggccttattgccgtcttataaaattttcccttgagcttcagtggcatacggcggtcacacaacacgccggatgcactcttccacttcatccatccagcttgtattctatggttgagatctccatctaattctccgttcttttgcaagatagatcctaggtaacgaaaacggtcgctctttggtatttcttgatctccgatcctcacccctaactcgttttggcctccatttgcactgaacttgcactccatatattctgtctttgatcggcttaggcgaagacctttagattccaacacttctctccaaaggttaagctttgcatttaccccttcctgagtttcatctatcaacactatatcgtctgcgaaaagcatacaccaaggaatatcatcttgaatatgtcgtgttaactcatccattaccaacgcaaaaaggtaaggacttaaggatgagccttgatgtaatcctacagttatgggaaagctttcggtttgtccttcatgagttcttacggcagtctttgctccttcatacatatcctttatagcttggatatatgctactcgtactcctttcttctctaaaatcctccaaagaatgtctcttgggaccctatcatacgctttttccaaatctataaagaccatgtgtaaatcctttttcccatctctatatctttccatcaatcttcgtaagagatagattgcctccatggttgagcgccctggcatgaacccgaattggttgtccgaaacccgtgtctcttgccttaatctatgctcaatgactctctcccagagcttcattgtatgactcattagcttaatacccctatagttcatgcaattttgtacgtcgcccttattcttgtagataggcaccaaagtgctcattcgccactcatttggcatcttcttcgttttcaaaatcctattgaaaaggtcagtgagccatgttatacctgtctctcccaaaagtttccacacttcgattggtatatcgtctgggcctattgcttttttatgcttcatcttcttcaaagctacaaccacttcttccttccggattcgacgataaaaagagtagtttctacactcttctgagttactcaactcccctaaagaagcactcatttcatgtccttcattgaaaagattatgaaaataacctctccatctgtctttaaccgcgttctctgtagcaagaacctttccatcctcatccttgatgcacctcacttggtttaggtcccttgtcttcttttcccttgctctagatagtttatagatatccaactctccttctttggtatctagtcgtttatacatatcgtcgtaagccgctaacttagcttctctgacagctttcttcgcctcttgcttcgcttttctatacctttcaccattttcatcagtcctctccttgtataaggctttacaacattccttcttagccttcacctttgtttgtacctcctcattccaccaccaagattccttttggtgtggggcaaagcccttggactctcctaatacctcttttgctacttttcggatacaactagccatggaatcccacatttggctagcttccccctctctatcccacacacattgggtgattaccttctctttgaaaatggcttgtttttcttcttttagattccaccatctagtccttgggcacttccaagtcttgttcttttgtcttactcttttgatatgtacatccatcaccaacaagcgatgttgattagccacgctctctcctggtataactttgcaatccttacaagttatacgatcccctttcctcattagaagaaaatctatttgtgtttttgacgacccactcttgtaggtgatcacatgttcttctctcttcttaaagaaggtgttggctaagaagagatcatatgccattgcaaaatccaagatagcttccccatcctcgtttctctccccaaaaccatggccaccatgaaaacctccatagttgcctgtctccctgcccacgtgtccatttaaatctcctcctataaataacttctccgtctgagcaattccttgcaccaagtctccaagatcttcccaaaatttctccttcgaactcgtatccaaccctacttgaggtgcgtacacactaatcacattgataagttcttgtcctattacaatcttgattgccatgattctatctcctaccctcttgacatctacaacatcttgtaccaaggtcttgtccacgatgatgccaacaccgtttctcgttctatttgtgcccgaataccaaagtttaaaccctgagttttctagatcctttgccttactaccaacccacttagtttcttgtaggcacataatatttatccttctcctcaccataacttccactacttccatagattttcccgttaaggttcctatattccacgttcctaaacgcattttgctctcttgaactctacccttctgtcctagcttcttcaccctcccccgtctaataggatcaaagtacttcttttgtgtgtcccgggtaaagttgataggagcatatgctcccaaacaactttgagtggagtcgttcgaaaagaagtttctatggcccccttgctcatttaacactgcatccgggtgccgatggagatacagcgacccttgctcacttatcactgtgctcaggccacacagcgcgccacttacgggtgacgccctagctttagcgcgattttgttctggattcattttcataaggattcgacgtgatcatggagtgccggctgtcgactacctgacgccctccccctcctcctttatccgggcttgggaccggccatgtaagaacCAATAAGAACTACAAGCAATTATTTGACAGGGTATGAACCAATAAGAacagtacttttttttttaagaaacgaTAGTAGTATTAGATTCAAGAAGTTGCGGGTTACAAAAGAGGCATACTATGGCTGAGGAGTTTCCTCGACCAGTAAGTCCATAATGAAAACGGTTGGGGATTCAACCCAATTACAGTTTCATTGGAAAGCGAAAGACCATAACGAGCAAGTCGGTGGGTAATACCACTGGCTTGACGGCGAACACGGGAGACCTCAGTGATCGTCAAGAGCAGTGCTTTGATGTCCTCAATGATCTGACCAACGGAGGAAAGATTAACAGAGTAGTCACGTAGTGAGTTGACGATCTGAAGCGAGTCGTATTCAAAACAATAACTATAAGAACCCCTAGTTGTCGCCCAAATCATAGCCAAACAGACAAGGAGGGCCTCCGCATGGAGGGGAGAGAGAACATCATTCAGCAAACCGGCCATAGCCGCCACAAAAAGACCATCAGCATCACGAGCAATAAAACCAAATAGGGCCCATGACCTGGAGGAATCCCAAGCCCCATCGATGTTTATCTTCAGAGAACCAAATGGAGGGAGGTTCCATGTAATCAAGGAAGGGCATGGCATGGGGATCGAGATATCTCCGAATTGATAAAGTCCTGCCACCAAGACAAAGTTCGAGAGACGATAGAATCTGGAGGATCACACACACACTCCCAAAGCAAGTACCGTGCCTTCCAAATAGCCCAACAGATCATCAGAGCTTTCCTTTGGTTTCTTAAGAGTTTTCTCCCCATTCAAACAAACACATTTGCTTGAAttaatttgaaattaataagtaatcttttaattaaattttatgggcttttaacgaaaagcctacgatactgttcactttaacgaaaaaccacatttttacactaaaaagtcaaacctgatactattcactttaccctttattttgtccttattattaaaactcaaagttttcaaactattttcattagttttccttaaattttaACCAAGTCAGTATAGACCAAGAGACCCAAAAACCAAGACCCTAGtctttattaatgaaatatatatttattttatatattttaattcatcACTAGGGATGGCAATTATAACCGTTAAACCCGATAACGGTGAATAACCGTTcgaatggattggatttggataTGAAAATTCCAGTATATTTTGGGTATGGGAAAAAACTATGAATATTATTCagttatggttttggatatggttataaGGATCCTCAATCCATATCCGTACCTGAATCCGAaccaaataatatataatatagttATTCATAATATTAAAGTATGAATATAgatacacgcacacacacacacccacacatatGTATATTCATTATTCGTCAAATCCCTTACTTTGAGTGTAAATACAAAAATTGCATTATGTGAGTTGCATTTTGTGGGAAAGTTCATAAGTTTTGATATGAATCAAACTCTATGAGAATTCAATGGTACTTATAGGAGATATCAAAGATCGGCCAACATTATCAatgtttaactttaatttttatgCTCCACAAGATCCATtcattaaattattttatacatcaaatatttaatgacgaaattaatatttactaTATTATCATACGTtaattgaacgaatatattttttagggtaaaagactgtttactaccctcatgtttcgtggttttcaacatttagtacatcatatttttttcgtctcagagtcatacctaaagtgtaaattttgggacagtctcatacatccgttagtcaaactgttaagtttttcgttaactgtgacgtggcgcactgactgggcgccacgtgtcatccacgtttttttttttttcttcttcttttcttttcttttcttcttccttcttcttcttcttcttcttcttcttcttcttcttccgactgtaactttcttttttttttctttttttttttcttcttccttctccttcttccttccttcctacTTCCTTCCCTtttttccccttcttccttcttcttccttctcattctccttcttcttcccgaatctggggaagcttttttttttttttttttttctcttcttcttcttcttctttctctttcctccttccttcttcttcttcttcttcttcctccgaatctgcccagattcagttttttttttttttttttcttcctccttctccttcttccttccccttcttcgttcttcttcttcttccttcgaatttgggggaagatgaaagtgtttttttttttttttttttgaggaagaagaagaagaagaaggaggaagaaggaggaagaaggggaaggaagaaggagaaggaggaagaaaaaattgcagtcggaggaagaagaagaagaagaaggaagaagaaggaagaaaaaattgcaatcggaggaagaaggaggaagaagaagaaagaaagaaaaaaaaaaaaaccaaacttccccagatttcggaggaagaagaagaagaagaagaagaagaaggagaaggaagaagaaggaagaaggggaaggaagaaggaggaagaagaagacagaaaaaaaaaaaaaaaaaaaaacaaacttccccagatttcggaggaagaagaagaaagaaggggaagaaagggaaaagaaggaggaaggaaggaagaaggagaaggaagaagaaaaaaaaaaaagttgcagtcgaaggaagaagaaaagaaaaaaaaaaaaaacacatggatgacacgtggcgcccagtcagtgcgccacgtcacagttaacgaaaaacttaacagtttgactaacgaatgtatgagactgtcccaaaatttacactttaggtatgactctgagacgaaaaaaacttgatgtactaaatctAAACAGTTTTTTACCCTattttttatattgaaaaagatGGATTTAACCGTTAACCGATGGAGAATCCGTTATCCGGtgggtatggttatggataataccCGATGGTTAATTTGCGGTCATGGATATAGTTAATTTTCGTGGTTATGGGGATGGATATAGTTTTTCTGTCTCCGAACCGAACTGTTGACATCCCTATTCATCATCAAGCCCAAAGTGAAAACGTATCCAGTAATTGATTCAATTTATGAACCCCCAGAATCCCATTTACATCATTGTAACTCGCTAATAAGATGGATGGTATGTTTAATGCAATCAATAGTTCATGGGGTATTTCAAATATCTTCACACTTTGACTAAGCTAACCCAATGTTGTTGTCCAAGATTGCTTGTATACTTGTTAAACCATAAGCAAAATTAGGCATTGTAGCATTCATGATATTTATCAAAGTACCAATTACTTGTGAACATGCATTCTCAATTTAGAACTAGGATCAAAAGGTGTTGTGGCAAGTTTGCAATCAAAATGGCCAAACTTtctttgtcacatcccgacccgggccccaccacatcccaggctcgactccgccgtagcacgatattgtccactttgggccccgaccacgccctcacgattttgtttctgggaactcacacgagaacttctcagtgggtcacccatcttgggattgctctcgctcgaactcgcttaacttcggagttccgacgaaacccgaagccagtgagttctcaaaaggtctcgtgctaggtagagatgggaatatacatataaggcttacaggatccctTCCCCTTGacgatgtaggatgttacaatccaccccccttaggggcccgacgtcctcatcggcatacatccggccagggattggctttgataccaaactgacacaccccgacctaaatcaaggcatgatggccgtcacgtgagggtgacataGCCATGTGCGCAGTGCGGAAGTGATAAAGATATAAAAATGTGAGTAAATAAAAATCAAGCTAACTAATTTACACTAGACGAATAAATAGGTGCGAGTGATGAGATTTAGGTGTAAACACACATAATCAGGGCATaggtagcctaagtgcagtctaGCAGGACAAATATTAATTACACAATACCAGAGAGATGGTCCTACATTAGGTATCGTCTGTTAGAACCGCCATAGTCTCCTCATAAGCCACCAACAAGAATGTTTCTACCTAGAACCtgaaggggtgcaaaacaaaaatgtgtgagtgggcaaaacaaagcttttcaaaaccattccaCTTAACAAAGTAataacccctcgccataaaacctatataatttcccagaaaatagaccACATATCTATCTTGAAACCACACTTGAAATAGCCAAATCCACATGTATACCATGCCAAGTATCTCAACATAATGAGGTAAGTAAATCAAGTGAAGTAATTCAATGAAAAGTAATATGTCAGCCAGAGCCACCTAAGGTGGCACgtacggctgaatctatagctcatcAAATATGCATGCACATTAGTCGGAACCACTtaaagtggtctatacgacaggactgggtgtaaataaatactctcaagtgctacgatcacgtgaagactgtgcgaataatcacgAGTCActtacgagtcgaaaccacctatagtggtctatacgacaggatTGTGCACCAAAATTGGATTCAAGGTCAGTGTGCGGTGCGGGAGGtaaacatcacgtgaaggactgtgccctggccacgagcgggagcactaacaccggggtgcaggtttatgagctctaaatgcatcaaTGTAATCATAATCATATAACTCACATCCACCAtctataaactcacctgaaacttacctgagcgtccgcAGAACCAACAACAATATATGCGACTACTAAACGTATATTCTATATATAAACATTGGCATGGCATTCGAAGCATAAAACCATTTAAAtaagttttctgggaaaaataccaagcatatatatatatatattgaaaaccaaa includes:
- the LOC126631381 gene encoding uncharacterized protein LOC126631381, whose amino-acid sequence is MPCPSLITWNLPPFGSLKINIDGAWDSSRSWALFGFIARDADGLFVAAMAGLLNDVLSPLHAEALLVCLAMIWATTRGSYSYCFEYDSLQIVNSLRDYSVNLSSVGQIIEDIKALLLTITEVSRVRRQASGITHRLARYGLSLSNETVIGLNPQPFSLWTYWSRKLLSHSMPLL